GAAGCCGAAGATGTAGTAGAACTGATTCAGCCATATTGATGTCAAGATAAAGAAGAGCTCGATAAACACAGCACCAAATGGAAGAATGCCTCCAATAAGAATGGAGAAGACCGGTTGCATATACCATGCTTGCTCAGGTATTTGCCTCggaattttgtttgttttcacGGGATCTTCAATAGCTGGCTTCTTGAAACCGAGGTAACTACCCACAAAGACCAAGGGAACCGATATTCCAAACCACAAGCAAACGAGAGCAAACATTGTTCCAAAAGGCACTGCCCCTGAAGACTGCTCCCCCCAGATTAGGGCATTCAACACAAAGAAAATTGCAAAGAGAATACCGGGGAACATAAATGCAGTTTTGAGGGTGTTCCTTTTCCACTCCGTGCCCTTGAACATTTTGTACAGTCGTGCAGACGAGTAACCAGCTAATATGCCCATGAAGACCCACAACAGAACCATAGCCGTCATAAGGCCACCTCTATTAGAAGGGGATAAGAAACCCAGCAATGCAAATATCATTGTCACAAGTGTCATCCCAAAGATTTGTACACCCGTGCCGACATAAACACATAGTAAACCAGAATTGATAGGGGCTCTGAACACATCTCCATGGACAAGCTTCCACCCGGTTTCTTCCTGAGCCTCATCTTGAGTCTCCAGCTGATTATAGTTAGCAATATCTCTGTACAAAGTTCTCATCGTGATCATGGCCACCATGCCAGAGAGGAACAGGACAATCATCAATGAGTTTATAATAGAGAACCAGTGGATCTGGTCATCATTCATGAGCAAGTATGTGTCCCAGCGAGAAGCCCATTTAATCTCACTTTCCTATAAATAGACTGCAGAAGTGAGGAGGTAGATACAGAAAAAACAATGCAGCTTCACAAAAAATATAATGATAGCATACCCTGAAGGTGACATCATATGTGAAAACAATAGACTTGCCGGATTCAACTTCTTGTGGAACTGTGCTGCCTTGAATCAAATTTTTGGTGTCCTTGTTGCATGTTGTGACTTTAGGATTTTTATCATCCCATTCCTTGTATTCATGATTAATACTGTTTAAATAATCAgacaaagaagaagaaacaaaaaaagtCTATCAGTAAGGAGAAAGTGTAAATGTAAATATAACGTGCAATAATATCAATACAATATGAATGCTACGAAGTTCCCCCCAAAAAATAGATCTCACAGGAATCACTAAGATTTCCCCATGTCAATTCAATAAGAAattccaataaaaaaaaatcaataagaaAAGGGAAGGCAGAATAGACTCAAATTAGCAGCATCAAATGTTATAGTATTACAAGTATCTAAGCAGTTGGCACAGAAACAATCATGTTGACATGTATTTGTCACAAATTAAACTGCTCGAGTCAGAAATGGGATCTGAATCCGTACTTCTAAACCAACAAAATGGAAGCTATTTACATCAATACACGGATGTGCGTGTACCTAAACCTACCTTTAAACACTAATCCACACTTGCAGCAATAGACCAATTTAATTCAAGCAGGGTACTGTTTCTTTCCTCCTATAACATTTATTTAAGCTTACAAAAATTTGCATGGCAACCATCATCTTGCCACGTGATTGAAAACTTTAAAAGAGACAAAAATAGTATAAAGCTCCAACAGGACATAGAATTACAAAGTTACCAAGAAAATGGCCCGGAAGTAAGCTAAGTGTGTTGCACCTTTGTCACAAAATAACTACTTATGTCAGAATGAGAATTGTTCAATATGCACTTTTAAAGCAGCACATATGAAAGCTTTAGCAAGTCGATGTTTGTGCATACATTATAGTAAATGCCTAAATCCTTTAGCAACTTAACCAATCTTGCAGCAATCAGACACATATCATTCAAGAAAGAAAATGTTTCTTTCCTTCTATAGCAGTTCAGCTTTCAAAGTTCAAGGCACAAAAGAAATCTCACTACTCATTCCCAAATTCCACCCAAGACAACTAAACTGAAGCACGGAATGCGTGAAAGAGGAAGATGGTACAAGACCTGTTAGGAGTGACCTCAAATCCAACAATTCGAGCAGAGTCTGTCTCAAGATCCTTGTGATACATTACTCGGAAGCTCAGGTGGTTATTGATAAAGTATTTTTCCTCTTTACTCTGTAAAACAAATGAATCACAAAACCACATGAAttttaaagacaaaaaaatacaCTATTTTGGTTGTGCTTTCCAATACTTACCCCGGCATAATTTCCTTTGAACCCAACTCGGAAACCATGTTCATAAGTTGTTGACTGACTACCATCCCTCCTTTGTCTAAGAACAGCAACTGGAAGATTATCTAGAATCCTGCACATCCATTTCTCAGCTATCAGCACAGACAAGAAACAACTAAAACTGAAACTGGACATACAGAAGATATGCGATTAAGGCACTGAACATACGAGGAACAAAACTAAGAAACTCCAGAAAACAAAATTTAGAAACTCCATCTTACATGTTAACCCGATATTCATCATCtattttctctttaaaattCTTAGCAGTTTCAGCATCAAGTGTCATCCGACAGGCCACTTTGCATGACTGCTCTTCCATCATTTCAAACTGGAACGGGATTCATACGTTAGCCAGCCACAATTAATCATAGAATACAGCTTTCTCCAACTACAATTTAACAGAATGCATAAAAGGGCACCGGATGCTTACAGTGTATACAGAATTCTCAATGCGGTCACCTCGAAGAACCTCACCCAAATTTTCAGCATTATTCAAAATCTTATCAGGCTTGCAATATTTCAAGTAGTAGTAATCATATGGAAGTTGAGTCTTTGTAGATGACAGCTTATTCACTTTGATAGAAAGAGGATCACCCTATCCAACATAAAAAGGATAATGTAAGGCATTGAAGTTTGACAACTTGTTCATTTTTTGCgaaattttcaagaaaataaCCCGATAAACAAGGATGATCCAACAAGAAATTCTAACTGAAGTATCCATGTTCTAATACACAAATACTCCAAATaacaaatgttttcaaaatcaCTGTCGAACAAACAAGGATAAAAATACATTCCAACACAAACCGTCCGGTTACAAGTGATCCGGCTTACACTTCTAATAATTATAGGCGCTTCACATTATGATTTGCAGATAAAGAAATGTTTTACTACGATGACACCAATACTATTTTTGCACCTcgaaatccaaatttttaactCAGCTAGAATTTCATCACATAATCCTAAAACTTACATGAACTTCTAAAACCAGACTgtaaaaaacactataaatctagcttcatttttaacatattttCTACATAATTCAAACATACAGTAAAGTCAAAAACAGCTGATATCAAAAGTCAAACCaacaacaaacaaataaaaaacactCAGATCCAAACCAAACGGAAAACCAAAACCACAGATCTAGAAAAAACCGAATTCAACTAAACAACATATCAAGCTTAACCCTAGATCCAACAGCTAtagtaacaaaaacaaaattacacCCCTCAACTTAAAGAAACAGTGTAATACACATTGAATTAgctaaaacattacaaatcacgcacaaaatgaataaataaataggCTGTGATTAGTGATTAGTGATTACCCTGTGAAAGTCACGGGGAGCAACGCCGGGAAGATAAAAGGAGTGAACGGAGGAGCTGAAGAGAagaacgaagaagaagaaggccgCGGAGATCTTGTTATTACTACTGAGGATTCTGGAAGTACACATCTTCGTCTTCTTCATTTGGGAAATGAGAATCGAGAATTGAGAATTGATGAGAGAAAAACAGAGAGGTGATTTATTTTCGTTACTGGGCTTTATGAGGCTTTGTTTGGGAGAGAAGGTAATAAGGTAAAGtacgaatttttaaaataaagtaacATTCAGTAAGAACGGTAAAAGAAGGTAAGTGTTGTTTTTAATCCTTTcgtatttgggaaaataataaaataaagtaagagtctataaaaaaattcagttaaaAATAATCCAACACTCCAATTTAGAGGGTTGGCATATGAATGTTGAGAGGGGTTGGGAAATATTTTTCAACCttctaaaacttaaaaaaaaattccaaacaaaaattgaaattttccaATTCCTGTCAACTTTTACTAACCCTCCTCAACCCTCAATCCAAACATAGTGTGGatgtttggctaatatttaAGGGGGCCAACATCAACATTTGTACCCTTTGACCTATATATCAATAACCCTTTCGGCCATTATAACTCTGCTAACAACAATGCAAAACCCTTCAAACACGCTCCCGTTTACCATCATTACGCCGGAAGTGGATACATATCTTTCGGCGGTTGAAATACATGACGAACAATTTTCTGTTTCGGTTTTCAAATATGGTGGAGGTAAATGTCTAGTTAATATCGTATTTGAAAGTCTCAAAAGGGTTGATAACAGTAGTAATATGATTCTTCAGCCTATTATGGTTCACGGAAATCAATCTGATGATCGTTGTTTCTTAATTACGGAAAGGGTAACATACATCAAGACTTGGTTTTCAGAACAACGTGATTTATGGAGGCAACAGTTTGAACCAAATCTCGATTTTGAAAATCAGAAAGAAAGATTGTGGCTCTTTATTCGATCAgatttttctgaaaatattaCGGTAAAAagttatttagttttttaaatcTATTGTTTAGTCTATATATATTTccattgatttataattttttttagtcaaCTCATCCGAGTAATTAAGATGGCGCAATTGAAAGATATTTCATTCAAAATGGATTTAGATGTGTTTATCAATGCAAATAGAAAAGTGAAGATTTTTCCTCGAATGCCGCCACAATCTGAGCTAATTCCAGATTTGCGTCAATTACTTCATCAATGTGTTCAATGCACATTTGGATCAGATTTCTCAACCGTTTATGATTTTTCTGCCTtgatttacattttaaattacACACCCGAGTAAGTTTTTTATCACTTTATTTTTTCTCTGTTAtattaatatttgtatttgaaATTTAGACtgatatttattttgtttcatagtCCTCGTGTGGATAGTAACTCTGCTCTGGATTGCTGTTTTTTGACGTGATCGAATATAGATAAGGCagttataattgaaaaattatatcaaattggGTTAAATCTCCTTATAAAAAGTGCCTTCCGTGCTTGTTTGAAACAAAATCTGCGTAATTGGTGGCACCGCATACCTGCCGAAGAGGTTGTGATCTTAGAAAGGTTGAATATACCGGTGATGGAGATATCTTGAACTTTTCAAGACATGTGATAATCCAGTGTAACGAAAGCTATAATCGTGCTTTTTTggtatgtttaaaatattacattaatttttataaaatattatttatttctatcatatttttaaaatttttgtaattttcgtAGAAAAATCGATCGTTCGCAGTTGACGCGTTGTATACCATGTTTCCAACTCTTTTCCAATCTATTGGGTACCTTATTATCGAATTTCCTGCTCACCTAAACAATCACGCTCTAAGAAATGAAACTGATATaaggtaaaataaaattagttaattttatttacatttattaaaagaaatttataaatacgattaatgtttttcttttgatattatttaggaacaaagggtcaacgcgccccctgaacttgtgacacggggtcatctaacccaatttatacttttttgagcaacaaaccccaaaactcttcatttttgggtcaaataacccataattgtatttttaaaatgcgtaaaatacaaatcggaggtgagagatacaaaaatataattagatacttccctaattgttgtgatataattattctaaattcatttttttgaaataaaaatataattattgggttatttgacccaaaaatgaagtgttttagggttagttgctcaaaaaagtataaactgggttagatgaccccatgtcacaagttcagggggcgcgttgaccctttgttctatTATTTAGTGTGGCTCAAATTATGGAAAGACTAAGGGTGGAAAGAGAACTGTAAGGGCAACTGAGTAAGTGTTTTACAGATAATTTTGTGCCAAAAAGATAAAACTGATTCGAGATTGCAAGATTTAATTAGAATGTGTTTATctaaattatattcaatttattttgtgGAGTCTCGTTTCAAGCTTCGGGCTTTTGCTTGTGGAGTCTCAACTAGTTGCTGTTTTGTGGAATATTTTGGCGGAGATCTTGTTGTTACTACTGAGGATTCTGCTAGTGCACatattcatcttcttcatttggaaattgagaattgatgaggagAAAACAGAGGTGATTTGTTGTTAATCGTTACTATACAATGTATTGAGACTTGGAAGAAGAAactttttgagaaaattacaagaTAGTTCTAAAAACGGCTAATCTTTACAATAATGCTAACTTTATATAATCTTTTCACTGATGCTAATATTACATTTACAATTAATGACTTTATTGTTTCATTGTTTTCATGAAACGCCTTTTCTCTTTAAGCCAACACGTGGCGAAGgaaaaaaagaagataaaacGCATGTAGTCCAGGTTGCAACAAATTTTTTCATCATTATCCTTCCTTTTAATTTCTCTCAAATTTTGTTTGCTGTTACAATTGAAATCACAACCATTAATTCCACTctaagttttaaattttgtcGGGACTCTATGGACATTTGATATGATCCACGCTATTTACGATAATCACcatactaataaaaaaaatgttttctcAGAAGGTGAAATGATACAGGCTACGGGAGGAAGATGAGTTACCAGTACAGAGACAATGAAATAAGAATTAAGCTAAAATATGAATTGTATTTTAAACTacaacatattttatttttggtgaCGAAATCTTTAGTCACAGAAAATTCATCGCTAATGATTTTAATGACGAACTGAATTTGTCGCCTCTAGTGGCGCATATGACGTAACGCGACCGCTATGAAAATTTTGTCTGCAATTGCAATTTGTCGCTATATACAGGACATTTGTTGACTATCTTTAAAATAGtgatgttttgttttaaattgtaaaaataaatactgATATAAccttattaattaataaatgtattttaaattgaCTCGgagtcatttattaattaaaaagagtTAAATTTGGAAGGTAATAGCTAAATTACATTGAAATCCTAAATGTACATATAAATAACGATAAATACATTTCGCTAAATAGACAACTAAAAAAACGTAGAgagtaaatataaaattatttaaataccCTTAGAATTTATTATACCAACACTAATTGATTTGTAGTTCCAATGTATGGAGTGATGATAATAATTCGCTGAAATAGAAATTTGTTAAGAGtggaaaaaagaagaagcaagGAAGAAATCGAGTCTTTGCTgtgatttgtttgttttgttgTATAGATCTAAGGTTCAATTTTATCATGGTCAAGTTTTTCTAAATAtgatggtttgattttgatctttGATGCAGATGATGTCTGTAAATGGCAGAGATCATATCAGCATGCAAAATTTAAGATCATGTATGAGTTTtgatctaatttaattttagttaaggTTTATGGTCTATTTGAGTAATTAAACTttaaagaagtgaaaaaatagAGAGAGAATTTTTGggtttaaatttcaaaagaaatgTTGGTTGTTGTTTAACTAGAATTGATGCATTCTAACACAGAAGCAAAGGAAATTGTGATTCTTAATGTATAAATAAGAAACCTACTTCTAACTTTAAAATGTTCGCTTTGCCCACAAGTGCTCGATAAAATTTCtctgttgaattaaattttttagctgATAAATTAATACGAGGAATGATACGTCATAAATGTACCACCAgtacattgtagatacattaCTGATACATTGtaaatacatcaataatacacTAATGATACATTGTTGATACATCGATTGATTTTTATACTAGTGAACTAGCCCATACAAGTATTAAACTTATATTTGATATGTATTATGTAAAATgttcatattattttatataaactcAAAGATTAACTTCagtttgtgataaattttaCGACGATTATACTGTTATTagttcatctttttttatttatatatcatgtatatacatattggatatatcaatgatacattatagatacatcacCTGATACGTCATAGATGTACCCCCGgtacattgtagatacattattgatacatcaataatacattaccgatacatctttgatacatcGTAGATACATCAATCGTTTTTTAAACTAGTGAAATAGCCCAtacaagtgataattatatACTAACGCTAGTTCATCTTTATCACAAGTCAATTTAATTACTACGCTCGAGAGAGTGTTAGAAAATGAGACCATGAGTAAAGCATTCCCTCTTATGATACATtgcaaactaatttttttaaaattataatttttttataacataagaGTTAAGTTATGATATATTATAGATACATGTTTgatgtataatttatacattgtaatttttatattaaaatagatggattattaaaattatatttgatatgtattatttatgtatcgtagatgtattattaaaattatatttaacatatattatttgtgtattttgatatgcattatgtataaatagtgtatcaaaaatgtattgTTTGTGTATTTTGTACGCATTACATGTTATCTATTGAAagtttttctgatttttttctctattttttatataattcatggCACAATAGTGTATTTAATATTCTAgattatttgtgtatttaatATGCATTATTggtgtgttttaagatgtactattaaagttgtatttaatatgtattatttgtatttaagaTGTACCGTTAAAGttgtatttaatatgaaaagaTTCTGAAGTAAATTGTGTCAGTTTGAATAGTTTTCGAGACGCATAAATGATActccatattaaaaatatagttttgagacacataaatatacatataaataatataattttgaaacacataaataatatatatatatatatatatatatatatatattaataatatatatatttattatttttatcaatgatGATAGATTTGATGAAGAATATTGTtattagttctttttttatatatcacaTGTATATAAAGATGTTATATTACtattatttgatgcgtgaattttaattaaagcatgtgatacatatatcttttaatttaatatatattatacatactgtttagagacacataaataatacatattaataatttatttatttatttttgttttagaaatatgaaaaaataataattaaatatgtcctcgatacatatctgatacataacagatacatatctgatacatgtttgaatgGTTTTGAAAAactgacgcgtgactgacgcgcgtcagacgcgtttctgacgTATTTTGACAGCTGTTTGACGCGTTTTGACAGCTGTTTGGcacgttttttttttgctttttttgtaTTTGAATAAGACATGTATCTCTTATTTAGTGGTTAGGTATAAGATGTaaactttttaagtttttaggTGCTAATGTAATAAATGAGTTTAGCtagcatttttgtaaattttattaatttttttgtatagttttgtaATCTTCTCAATCTTCCTCATTGGGCTTTCAGAATGGAATTAATCGAGCTGCGTGATTGTGGCCCAAAGCTCCTAAATTTAAGGCCTGGGCTAGTccgattttaaattattgttatggacaatttagtaattttatttttttaaaattactgaTGTGACTTTGTAAAACTTATTGAGTCGAATAAATATACTACACTATTCTTCTATTCATAcaataatattatgaaaaatttattatatttaatttattatattgtaTAATTAACATCATTACAATCAAAATGATGCATATCATTGGCTATATCAAAGATGATGCGATGGAGATAGACTATGTAagaatttttcatatttatatctACTTCTTTCGGGCTTAagattataattatagaatattatgcgtttaaatttttaaaaagtcatTGTTTATTGAAATGTTTTCCATCGAATTCTAAAATCATTACTATATAAACAGTgacaatattaaattaaattatatgctGATATCAATGATTAAAAATGTTCTTAATAACAAAatggctaaacccatctagaggcccttatactatatcatttttgttcaaaaagtccttgtactattttttatgttattcaggtccctgtacttgacaaaattctaatttttaggTCCctttgagggactggaggaacaaaaaaattgtaagtaaaggtactggaaaaaactaaaaaaggacctaaaaatcaaaaattatataagtagagggacctgaagaacaaaaaaatagtacaagggctttttgaacaaaaaggatatagtacaagggcctctagatggaTTTAGcctaacaaaatcaaaaaagtaCTTTAATCATAACCTGGatagtttttttataacaataatGTATAAGGTCTAAACTAGTTCTTTTTAATCAGCTATGGACATACTCTATGTTAGCAAAAATTAGCGGAAATTAATTAGTACAATACTGCAATTTTTAAACTGCGCAAACTACGTATTGAGGAGAACCAAACACGGTGGCCAAGCCTTCTAATTACACAGCCATCCTCCCAATACTTCCCAGCAATTTCAGttttcaaaaagtaaaaaactAGTCTTCCTTCtaacttttaaaatcttcaaGTTCAGTGAGGATCTCCTCCTCTGTCCTGTATATGAAATCAATCATCCGCCATATCTGCCCACAAATCAATCATTACTTTGGTTCAGTGCTGTGATATCTCAATAATACACCCAAAATATGCATCAAATCAGATTTCAATTATTTCATGTTTAAATTCATCTAATGAATAACGATTGATATTTGCTTCTAGGTCTCGCAGGCAGGCAGACCCGATTGGAACtggtttataaaaattaagacACTTAAAAGCAATTGCACCCGTGATAAACAAACCAAATCGCTTGAGCTTCTCATTATACAACACTACCGTTTCTTGACCAAGTGGTTAAACCGATATGGTCTAGTGGTACAAGGGgaaacataatataaaaatgcaACCTAAAGCCAGGGTACATAAATCGAACCGAACtaaataaccaaaccaaacccATATATTCAGTTCGGTTCAGTTCGAAGTTGGGAGTAAAAAGTTCTAGTTTAGTTTTGGTGCAAACTGAACCAAATCGGAAAACAAACTGGAGTGATTAGTTCAGTTTagctgaaaattttaaatttcctaTAAAATCTGTTGTCTTgggttcagtttggtttgaacCCACATGCACATCCCTACTCAGAGCCAAAATTACTTGACATACTGAAGCTAAATACTATTCTAcagatttaattaaaaaataagtaaatacTATTCcacaaaaaaaattgcaaaaaatt
This window of the Mercurialis annua linkage group LG5, ddMerAnnu1.2, whole genome shotgun sequence genome carries:
- the LOC126681134 gene encoding transmembrane 9 superfamily member 7 yields the protein MKKTKMCTSRILSSNNKISAAFFFFVLLFSSSVHSFYLPGVAPRDFHRGDPLSIKVNKLSSTKTQLPYDYYYLKYCKPDKILNNAENLGEVLRGDRIENSVYTFEMMEEQSCKVACRMTLDAETAKNFKEKIDDEYRVNMILDNLPVAVLRQRRDGSQSTTYEHGFRVGFKGNYAGSKEEKYFINNHLSFRVMYHKDLETDSARIVGFEVTPNSINHEYKEWDDKNPKVTTCNKDTKNLIQGSTVPQEVESGKSIVFTYDVTFRESEIKWASRWDTYLLMNDDQIHWFSIINSLMIVLFLSGMVAMITMRTLYRDIANYNQLETQDEAQEETGWKLVHGDVFRAPINSGLLCVYVGTGVQIFGMTLVTMIFALLGFLSPSNRGGLMTAMVLLWVFMGILAGYSSARLYKMFKGTEWKRNTLKTAFMFPGILFAIFFVLNALIWGEQSSGAVPFGTMFALVCLWFGISVPLVFVGSYLGFKKPAIEDPVKTNKIPRQIPEQAWYMQPVFSILIGGILPFGAVFIELFFILTSIWLNQFYYIFGFLFIVFIILLITCAEITIVLCYFQLCSEDYHWWWRSYLTAGSSAVYLFLYSIFYFFTKLEITKFVSGILYFGYMIIMSYAFFVLTGAIGFYACFWFVRKIYSSVKID